In Mastigocladopsis repens PCC 10914, a single window of DNA contains:
- a CDS encoding homogentisate phytyltransferase, protein MSQVSQPGFQASWFYSFWKFSRPHTIIGTSLSVLGLYLIAVAMSDGNYSLFPLLGAWIACVCGNIYIVGLNQLEDVAIDKINKPHLPLASGEFSRRTGNLIVAITGILALLLAWLQGPFLLGMVGISLAIGTAYSLPPIRLKRFPFWAAVCIFSVRGSVVNLGLFLHFNWVLSAGEQTRTAFLSIPSAVWLLTLFILVFTFAIAIFKDIPDMEGDLQYNIKTFTIQLGKQAVFNLALWVLTICYVGMIFVGVLRLAEVNSVFLVMTHLVALVLMWWRSRQVNLQEKSAVARFYQFIWKLFFLEYLIFPIACLLAGKFAVV, encoded by the coding sequence ATGAGTCAGGTTTCACAGCCAGGGTTTCAAGCTAGTTGGTTTTATAGTTTTTGGAAGTTTTCGCGTCCTCACACGATTATTGGTACGAGTTTGAGTGTGTTGGGGTTGTATTTGATTGCTGTTGCTATGAGTGATGGTAATTATTCCCTATTCCCTCTTTTAGGAGCATGGATTGCCTGTGTTTGTGGCAATATCTATATTGTGGGGCTGAATCAACTAGAAGATGTGGCAATTGACAAGATTAATAAGCCACATTTGCCTCTTGCCTCTGGGGAGTTTTCCCGACGTACAGGGAACTTAATTGTGGCAATTACCGGAATTTTGGCGTTGCTTTTGGCTTGGCTTCAAGGACCGTTTTTGTTGGGAATGGTGGGGATTAGTTTAGCGATTGGTACTGCTTATTCTTTGCCGCCAATTCGTTTAAAGCGGTTTCCTTTTTGGGCGGCGGTTTGTATTTTTTCAGTGCGCGGATCAGTTGTTAATTTAGGGTTGTTTTTGCACTTTAATTGGGTGTTGTCTGCTGGTGAACAGACGCGAACTGCATTTCTATCAATTCCGTCTGCTGTGTGGTTGCTGACATTGTTTATTTTGGTTTTTACGTTTGCGATCGCCATCTTTAAAGACATTCCCGACATGGAAGGAGACCTCCAATACAATATCAAGACTTTTACTATTCAACTTGGTAAGCAAGCAGTTTTCAATCTCGCTCTTTGGGTATTAACTATCTGCTATGTGGGGATGATTTTTGTTGGTGTGCTGCGGCTGGCTGAGGTGAATTCTGTTTTTTTGGTGATGACTCATCTCGTTGCACTGGTTTTGATGTGGTGGCGGAGTAGACAAGTCAACTTGCAAGAAAAAAGTGCAGTGGCTCGCTTCTATCAATTCATCTGGAAACTGTTTTTCCTGGAATATTTGATTTTCCCAATAGCTTGTCTTTTAGCTGGAAAATTTGCTGTAGTTTAG
- a CDS encoding RNA-guided endonuclease InsQ/TnpB family protein, which translates to MQTISVKCKLQVPVEFCQEIDVTLQGFANACNQIYEVAKRENCWNTTKLHHKVYKPVREATGLKANHVCQAIRRVTGNAKAVKQVHEFRPTSLNLDIRTFQYIEELQTVGVTLMCGRVKFKLSIGNYQLALLKGQSPTAATLNKTRRGDYYINICVDLPTNPTGKTPVLKSFAPGNPDAQTFRKVIGVDLGRRDIATTSTGKSWSGKQIQNTRDRYSKVRANVQSKRTRSSRRLLRRLSGREQRFQKWLNHNISKCLVQHGERSNAALAFENLTNIRESLNQKPRSKTERRRTNNWAFYQLRLFVEYKANIASVPVVFIPPAYTSQTCSRCGHIHPVKGKFYRSGKSFKCGHCGFEHDADINAALNIAALGLSVIQPESPGISCQLEGQLNLFPTSLFELG; encoded by the coding sequence ATGCAAACAATATCTGTAAAATGCAAGCTTCAAGTCCCTGTAGAGTTTTGCCAAGAAATTGATGTTACTTTGCAGGGTTTTGCTAATGCTTGTAACCAGATATATGAGGTTGCAAAACGCGAGAATTGCTGGAACACAACCAAGCTTCACCACAAGGTGTATAAACCAGTGCGAGAAGCTACAGGATTGAAAGCAAACCATGTCTGCCAAGCAATTCGTCGCGTAACCGGTAACGCCAAAGCAGTTAAGCAAGTCCATGAATTTAGACCAACATCCTTGAACTTGGATATTCGGACTTTTCAATATATTGAGGAATTGCAAACTGTTGGCGTTACTTTGATGTGTGGTCGAGTCAAGTTCAAGTTGAGTATTGGTAACTACCAATTGGCTTTGCTTAAAGGGCAATCTCCAACTGCTGCTACCCTCAACAAGACAAGACGAGGTGACTACTACATCAATATCTGTGTTGACTTGCCCACCAACCCAACAGGCAAAACACCCGTCTTGAAAAGTTTTGCGCCGGGAAACCCGGACGCGCAAACTTTTCGCAAAGTAATTGGGGTTGATTTGGGTAGAAGAGATATTGCAACCACTTCTACGGGTAAATCGTGGAGTGGGAAACAGATTCAAAACACTCGTGACCGATACAGTAAGGTCAGAGCTAATGTTCAAAGCAAACGCACTCGCAGTTCTAGACGACTGTTGAGAAGGCTTTCTGGCAGAGAACAAAGGTTCCAAAAGTGGTTGAATCACAATATTTCTAAATGCTTGGTTCAACATGGTGAACGCAGTAATGCTGCCTTGGCGTTTGAAAACTTGACCAATATCAGAGAATCGCTCAACCAAAAACCACGCAGTAAGACTGAACGACGCAGAACGAACAACTGGGCTTTTTATCAGTTGAGATTGTTTGTTGAGTACAAAGCGAACATTGCTAGTGTACCCGTCGTCTTTATCCCACCCGCATACACCAGTCAGACTTGCTCTCGGTGTGGGCATATTCACCCCGTCAAAGGTAAATTTTATCGTTCTGGTAAATCGTTCAAGTGTGGGCATTGCGGTTTTGAGCATGACGCTGATATTAATGCTGCTTTGAATATTGCAGCTTTGGGGTTGTCCGTAATCCAGCCCGAAAGTCCGGGGATTAGTTGCCAGTTGGAAGGACAGTTAAATCTGTTTCCGACTAGCCTCTTTGAACTGGGCTAA
- a CDS encoding Uma2 family endonuclease, whose amino-acid sequence MVTTVTPAETRTILSNISWQTFKTMLAEMGQERKNRLAYDNGILEIITPLMPHENSNRLIEVFVGVLCEEFGLEIKRAGSLTLTRDDLERASEPDSSYYIQNEALVRDRENIDLAIDPPPDLVLEVEYSKPKVDKSKIYAAIGVPEFWRYNGSVLRIYRLGDGEYTEVQTSPTFAAVDVKEIPRFIQETKKNGEMATTRAFRAWVKQQIASSTKQ is encoded by the coding sequence ATGGTAACAACGGTAACACCCGCAGAAACTAGGACAATACTATCAAACATCAGCTGGCAAACATTTAAAACTATGCTGGCGGAGATGGGTCAAGAGCGGAAAAACCGACTAGCTTATGACAATGGAATATTAGAAATTATCACACCATTGATGCCGCACGAAAACTCCAACCGTTTGATTGAAGTTTTTGTTGGGGTATTGTGCGAAGAATTTGGCTTAGAGATTAAACGTGCTGGTTCACTGACCTTAACACGAGATGATTTAGAGCGGGCAAGTGAACCCGATAGCAGCTACTATATTCAGAATGAAGCCCTAGTTCGAGACAGGGAAAACATAGATTTAGCAATAGATCCACCCCCAGACTTAGTGTTAGAAGTAGAATACTCCAAACCCAAAGTAGATAAGTCAAAAATTTACGCAGCAATTGGTGTGCCAGAATTCTGGCGATACAACGGCAGTGTATTACGAATTTACAGACTTGGTGATGGTGAATACACAGAAGTTCAAACTAGCCCGACTTTTGCAGCTGTAGACGTGAAAGAAATTCCTCGGTTTATTCAAGAAACGAAAAAGAATGGAGAAATGGCAACAACTCGCGCTTTTCGTGCTTGGGTAAAGCAGCAAATTGCTTCGTCAACAAAGCAATAA
- a CDS encoding TrkH family potassium uptake protein, whose product MTVSRTICLGFLAVITVGTILLMMPFSTSSGTWNNLIVALFTSTSAVCVTGLSVVDPGTYFSFWGQLFIVLLVQIGGLGYMTTTTFLILLIGRKFDLRQKVAIQQALDRPGMHGSAQIIRSIIATTLIFEITGIFLLLPAFVPDYGWNQGLWLAIFHSINSWNNAGFSLFKDNLIGYQQSLLVAFSVTFLIILGGIGYQVILEAYFWLRDRFLKKQTKLVFSLDFKVATSTTLFLLIFGTVAFFYVELRNPETFGDLSFRDKLLVAWFQSVTPRTAGFNTIDIGKMTTAGLFITIAFMFIGASPGGTGGGLKTTTLRVLTSCTKAILQGKEEVLLYDRKIAISVILKAVGALIGSVGTVIVSTILIALTDPDLEFIQLLFEVVSAFATVGLSTGITGSVSAAAKLILIATMYIGRVGILLLMSAILGDPRPSRVHYPEENLLVG is encoded by the coding sequence ATGACTGTTTCTCGGACAATTTGCTTAGGATTTCTAGCAGTCATCACTGTAGGAACTATCCTGCTGATGATGCCTTTTTCTACCAGTAGTGGTACGTGGAATAACTTAATTGTGGCTTTGTTTACTTCAACATCAGCAGTTTGTGTCACAGGTTTATCGGTCGTAGATCCTGGCACCTATTTTTCTTTTTGGGGTCAGTTGTTTATTGTGCTACTAGTACAAATTGGTGGTTTGGGCTACATGACAACCACAACCTTTTTGATTCTCCTTATCGGTCGTAAATTTGACCTACGACAAAAAGTTGCCATTCAACAAGCCTTAGACCGACCGGGAATGCATGGAAGTGCTCAAATTATTCGCTCAATTATTGCCACGACCCTGATTTTTGAAATCACTGGTATATTTTTATTGCTACCAGCTTTTGTCCCCGACTATGGATGGAATCAAGGACTTTGGTTGGCTATTTTTCATAGCATTAACTCTTGGAATAACGCGGGTTTTAGTTTGTTTAAGGATAACTTGATTGGATATCAGCAATCATTGTTAGTAGCCTTCTCTGTGACATTCTTGATTATCTTGGGAGGAATTGGTTATCAAGTCATTTTGGAAGCTTACTTTTGGTTACGCGATCGCTTTCTGAAGAAACAAACTAAGCTCGTGTTTTCCCTAGATTTTAAAGTGGCAACTAGCACAACATTATTTCTCTTGATATTTGGAACAGTTGCCTTTTTCTATGTAGAGTTAAGAAATCCGGAAACATTTGGAGATTTGAGTTTTCGCGACAAGTTATTAGTAGCTTGGTTTCAATCGGTTACTCCTAGAACTGCTGGATTCAATACCATAGATATAGGCAAAATGACCACAGCAGGGCTATTTATTACGATTGCATTCATGTTTATAGGTGCAAGTCCTGGTGGTACTGGAGGCGGACTCAAAACGACAACATTGAGAGTTCTCACCAGTTGCACTAAAGCAATTCTCCAAGGTAAAGAAGAAGTTTTATTGTACGACCGTAAGATAGCAATATCTGTAATTTTAAAAGCTGTTGGAGCTTTGATTGGTTCAGTGGGAACCGTCATTGTATCTACCATTTTAATTGCACTAACAGACCCAGACTTAGAATTTATTCAACTTTTATTTGAAGTCGTGTCAGCGTTTGCTACTGTGGGGCTTTCTACTGGAATTACAGGCAGTGTGTCTGCCGCAGCAAAGTTAATATTAATTGCGACAATGTATATTGGAAGAGTGGGGATTTTGCTGCTGATGTCTGCTATACTTGGAGACCCGCGACCTAGTAGAGTTCACTATCCTGAAGAAAATCTACTTGTGGGATAG
- a CDS encoding MarR family transcriptional regulator → MSTPRPKKKAMRNEPLFYDETKVRKAIWLTPSTWDLLKQVSESEGVSVSELVERWGRHLKVPAASSHA, encoded by the coding sequence ATGTCAACACCAAGACCTAAAAAGAAAGCAATGAGGAACGAGCCTTTGTTTTACGATGAAACAAAGGTTAGAAAAGCTATTTGGTTAACTCCTTCTACTTGGGATCTTTTAAAACAAGTATCTGAATCTGAAGGGGTTAGTGTTAGCGAATTAGTTGAAAGATGGGGACGGCACTTAAAAGTGCCTGCGGCTTCCTCCCACGCCTGA
- the coaE gene encoding dephospho-CoA kinase (Dephospho-CoA kinase (CoaE) performs the final step in coenzyme A biosynthesis.), which translates to MTKRIIGLTGGIATGKTTVANYLASAYNLPILDGDIYAREAVAVGSPILQEIAQRYGKNILLADGNLNRQKLGEIIFNNQQERNWVEGLIHPYVRDRFLKEISLSPAQTLVLVVPLLFEAQMTDLVTEIWVVSCSEEQQLQRLIQRNNLSQQQAQVRIKSQIPLAEKIARADVVLDNSFTLEGLLKQIDHAINH; encoded by the coding sequence ATGACTAAACGCATCATTGGATTAACAGGAGGCATTGCCACAGGCAAAACCACTGTTGCCAATTATTTGGCTAGTGCTTACAATTTGCCTATTTTGGATGGAGATATTTATGCTAGAGAAGCTGTCGCTGTAGGTTCACCTATTTTACAAGAAATTGCTCAACGTTATGGAAAAAACATTTTACTTGCAGACGGCAACCTCAACCGCCAAAAGTTAGGTGAGATTATTTTTAACAATCAACAGGAACGCAACTGGGTAGAGGGTTTGATTCATCCATATGTGCGCGATCGCTTTCTCAAAGAGATTTCTCTCTCACCTGCACAAACATTAGTGTTAGTTGTGCCTTTGCTTTTTGAAGCACAAATGACTGATTTAGTCACAGAAATTTGGGTAGTCAGTTGTTCTGAAGAACAACAACTGCAAAGATTAATACAACGAAACAACTTAAGTCAACAACAAGCACAAGTCCGGATTAAGAGTCAAATACCATTAGCAGAAAAAATAGCTCGTGCAGATGTTGTCTTAGATAATTCTTTCACCCTCGAAGGATTGCTCAAACAAATTGATCACGCAATAAATCATTAA
- a CDS encoding RNA-guided endonuclease InsQ/TnpB family protein codes for MQVSYQYKLRPRQSQSKVMDSWLDMQRSLFNWFLADRIDGYYQTFIMGEYCDIRTKTERYPLTCSLSKNSNLHNPWKNPDRNGVIKKRSASLMQDTYLSEMKQARPWYKAIHSNVLQMLVKRLDTAMEGFFKHGRGFPSFKNRSNFRSFQYKPGDVKLDGNKIYLPSIGWMRFYNSRPIPQGFQIRTVTLRKKADGWYTSILIRDDSVPDYPTPKEVNTVVGLDMGLTKLVHCSDGSDFDNPRPSTSKKGKRTLKIRQRRLSRKKKGSANRNKEAQKVARLYKKHADKRTANQWLVASKIVRKADAISVEDLNIKGMKSKCKPKPDDVKQGRFLKNGQSAKRGLNRSISDASWGTLIEKIQYAAAKLGKSFFKVDSKNTSRTCSKCGVVDALSRFGEKFVCISCGYETHADKQAAINIKTRAVQQNGLVIKRMIKVRRDSAEPKQLVLFETPNPESTGIKRKHRARNSKRGVPGNPPTQLSLWDIGDLA; via the coding sequence ATGCAGGTTAGTTACCAGTACAAGTTACGCCCTAGGCAAAGTCAATCAAAAGTCATGGATTCGTGGCTAGATATGCAGCGTAGTTTGTTCAATTGGTTTCTAGCTGACCGTATTGACGGCTATTATCAAACCTTTATTATGGGTGAGTATTGTGATATCAGAACAAAAACTGAGCGATACCCATTAACTTGTTCGTTGAGCAAAAACTCAAACTTGCACAATCCTTGGAAGAATCCAGACAGAAACGGAGTCATCAAAAAGCGTTCTGCAAGTTTGATGCAAGATACTTATTTGTCAGAAATGAAGCAAGCTAGACCTTGGTACAAAGCAATCCACTCTAACGTGTTGCAGATGCTAGTAAAGCGTCTTGACACGGCAATGGAAGGCTTCTTTAAACATGGTCGTGGCTTTCCTTCGTTCAAAAACAGGTCTAACTTTCGTTCTTTCCAATACAAGCCAGGTGACGTTAAGCTCGATGGGAATAAAATATATCTGCCATCAATAGGGTGGATGCGTTTTTATAATTCTCGTCCTATTCCACAAGGATTCCAGATTCGTACTGTAACGCTGCGTAAAAAAGCAGATGGGTGGTACACGAGTATATTAATTAGGGATGATTCAGTTCCCGATTATCCAACCCCAAAAGAAGTTAATACTGTTGTGGGATTGGACATGGGATTGACTAAGCTTGTTCATTGCTCAGATGGTTCTGACTTTGATAATCCCCGCCCTAGTACCTCCAAGAAAGGTAAACGTACTTTAAAAATCAGGCAGCGACGCTTATCTAGAAAAAAGAAAGGTAGTGCCAATCGCAACAAAGAAGCGCAAAAAGTTGCTAGGCTCTACAAAAAGCACGCTGACAAACGCACTGCCAACCAATGGCTAGTTGCCAGCAAGATAGTTAGAAAAGCTGACGCTATCAGCGTGGAAGACTTGAATATCAAAGGGATGAAGTCGAAGTGTAAACCGAAGCCTGATGATGTTAAACAAGGTCGATTTCTCAAAAACGGTCAATCAGCTAAACGCGGTTTGAACCGTTCTATCTCTGATGCTTCATGGGGAACCTTGATAGAAAAAATTCAGTACGCAGCTGCGAAGTTGGGAAAAAGTTTTTTCAAGGTAGACTCAAAAAACACGAGCCGTACTTGCTCTAAATGCGGTGTTGTAGACGCTTTGTCTCGTTTTGGAGAAAAGTTTGTTTGCATATCATGCGGGTATGAAACACACGCAGATAAGCAAGCCGCTATCAATATAAAAACCCGTGCAGTACAACAAAACGGGTTAGTAATCAAAAGAATGATAAAGGTACGCAGGGACTCTGCGGAACCCAAACAGCTAGTACTGTTTGAAACGCCCAACCCTGAATCAACAGGGATTAAAAGGAAACACCGTGCTAGAAATAGCAAACGCGGTGTGCCTGGGAACCCGCCAACTCAATTGAGTTTATGGGATATTGGAGACTTGGCTTAG
- a CDS encoding helix-turn-helix domain-containing protein, giving the protein MLKIPRNTRKSAFLLFPVTLLLVLLLWLPWVSAEEEPKPAIKPFLGLLLSGYRDLKEYQQRVGSPLLNIAEIEWLAPLSEEDTKTLISDRAEQEQISFTQERMTSVIEWSGCHPYLIQQTLNVIFDYKTDSCTNLINKLIQHHDKDFSSWWNEEKHSGCFGETERTVYQALVENGKGSSKTLAQCTGFSRGTVTDALEVIAGTGVIQLLDDECYTVGSRLFEEWLTLPHLEGVGFLKTKPSLQYPINSIELAGSQAHRVCYF; this is encoded by the coding sequence ATGCTGAAAATTCCCCGCAACACTAGAAAGTCTGCCTTTCTCCTTTTCCCTGTCACGCTTTTGCTTGTTCTCCTCCTCTGGCTACCTTGGGTGAGTGCGGAAGAAGAACCGAAGCCTGCAATCAAACCTTTTTTAGGTCTTTTGCTCTCAGGTTATCGAGATTTAAAAGAATATCAGCAGCGCGTTGGTTCACCATTATTAAACATAGCAGAAATCGAATGGTTAGCTCCCTTAAGCGAAGAAGACACAAAGACATTGATTAGCGATCGCGCAGAACAGGAACAAATTTCTTTCACACAGGAAAGAATGACTTCTGTTATAGAATGGTCAGGATGCCATCCATATTTAATACAACAAACGCTTAATGTTATCTTCGACTACAAAACAGACTCCTGCACAAATTTAATAAATAAATTAATACAGCACCACGACAAAGACTTTTCGTCATGGTGGAATGAAGAAAAACATTCTGGTTGCTTTGGTGAAACTGAACGAACAGTTTATCAAGCCCTTGTTGAGAACGGAAAAGGAAGTTCCAAAACTTTGGCACAGTGTACAGGTTTCAGTCGAGGAACTGTGACAGATGCTTTAGAAGTTATTGCTGGAACTGGTGTGATTCAGCTTTTAGATGATGAGTGTTATACCGTCGGTTCTCGGCTGTTTGAGGAATGGTTGACACTCCCACACCTAGAAGGTGTGGGATTCTTGAAGACTAAGCCAAGTCTCCAATATCCCATAAACTCAATTGAGTTGGCGGGTTCCCAGGCACACCGCGTTTGCTATTTCTAG
- a CDS encoding methyltransferase domain-containing protein encodes MNATLYEQIQQFYDASSGLWEQIWGEHMHHGYYGTDGTENKDRRQAQIDLIEEILKWTGVQQAENILDVGCGIGGSSLYLAEKFHARATGITLSPVQAARATERASEFGLSARTHFQVADAQAMPFTDNSFDLVWALESGEHMPDKTKFMQECYRVLKPGGMLIMVTWCHRPIDNSPLTTDEEKHLAEIYRVYCLPYVISLPQYEVIARQLGLQNIRTADWSKAVAPFWNVVIDSAFSPKAIWGLLCSGWSTIQGALSLGLMRRGYERGLIRFGLLCGVK; translated from the coding sequence ATGAATGCAACACTTTACGAGCAAATTCAGCAATTTTACGATGCTTCCTCCGGTCTGTGGGAACAGATATGGGGCGAACATATGCACCACGGTTACTATGGTACAGATGGTACGGAAAATAAAGATCGTCGTCAGGCGCAAATTGACTTAATTGAAGAAATTCTCAAGTGGACAGGAGTCCAACAAGCTGAGAATATCCTAGACGTGGGTTGTGGAATTGGTGGGAGTTCCTTGTATCTGGCAGAAAAATTTCATGCCAGGGCGACAGGAATTACTCTGAGTCCAGTGCAAGCGGCAAGAGCGACAGAACGTGCTTCTGAGTTTGGGTTGAGTGCTAGGACTCATTTTCAAGTCGCTGATGCTCAAGCAATGCCTTTTACTGACAACTCTTTTGACTTGGTTTGGGCACTGGAAAGCGGTGAGCATATGCCGGATAAGACTAAGTTTATGCAAGAGTGCTATCGGGTGCTCAAACCTGGTGGAATGTTGATTATGGTGACTTGGTGTCATCGACCAATTGATAATTCACCACTTACGACGGATGAGGAGAAGCACTTGGCAGAGATTTACCGGGTGTACTGCTTGCCATATGTGATTTCTTTACCGCAGTATGAAGTTATTGCCCGTCAACTGGGTTTGCAAAACATTCGTACTGCTGATTGGTCAAAGGCTGTTGCGCCGTTTTGGAATGTCGTGATTGATTCAGCGTTTTCTCCAAAGGCGATTTGGGGTTTGCTGTGTTCGGGTTGGAGTACAATCCAAGGGGCGCTGTCTCTGGGGTTGATGCGTCGGGGTTATGAACGCGGGTTGATTCGGTTTGGGTTGTTGTGTGGCGTAAAATAA
- a CDS encoding tetratricopeptide repeat protein, translating into MFDFQPSYIIAITAVISSITLLVYFSWKTLITSNLFQKGVNLYQQENYKDAEAAFRQVISRNSTNDGVHLLLGDSLMQQSKVEEATQQFQEVIDRAPKKVDAYLRLSNALMRQEKKGEAIATLQKARDLCLAQRQPEKAEQINSILQKISKNNS; encoded by the coding sequence ATGTTTGACTTTCAACCAAGTTATATTATCGCCATAACTGCTGTCATTTCTAGTATCACTCTCCTCGTTTATTTTTCTTGGAAAACCTTAATTACTTCAAATCTTTTTCAAAAAGGAGTGAATCTTTATCAGCAAGAAAATTATAAAGATGCAGAAGCGGCTTTTCGTCAAGTGATTTCTCGAAATTCTACTAATGATGGGGTTCACTTGTTGCTAGGAGATTCTTTGATGCAGCAAAGTAAAGTAGAAGAAGCAACCCAACAATTCCAAGAAGTGATTGACCGCGCTCCTAAAAAAGTTGATGCTTATTTACGTCTGTCGAATGCTTTAATGCGACAAGAAAAGAAAGGGGAAGCAATTGCTACTCTGCAAAAAGCTAGAGATTTATGCCTAGCACAACGTCAACCAGAAAAAGCCGAACAAATTAATAGTATTCTGCAAAAAATCAGTAAAAATAATTCGTAA
- a CDS encoding Uma2 family endonuclease — MTTSMQDSSTINKLILPLESGDRLTRHEFEHRYAAMPHIKKAELIEGVVYLSSPVRFRSHGQPHGHLMTWLGIYQASTPNVKLGDNATVRLDLDNEPQPDAVLLIDETLGGQARISEDDYIEGAPELVVEVAASSASIDLHDKKKAYRRNGVQEYIVWQVLDNKLDWFSLQNGEYILLEVNADGVIKSQVFPGLWLAVPALLAGDMTKVLAVLQQGLNSIEHASFVQKFGKKE, encoded by the coding sequence ATGACTACTTCTATGCAAGATAGCTCAACTATAAACAAACTCATCCTACCTTTAGAAAGTGGAGATAGACTCACCCGCCATGAATTTGAGCATCGTTATGCCGCAATGCCTCATATAAAAAAAGCAGAATTAATTGAAGGAGTTGTTTACTTGTCATCACCAGTACGTTTTAGAAGTCATGGACAACCACATGGACATTTGATGACTTGGCTAGGAATTTATCAAGCCTCAACTCCTAATGTGAAGTTAGGCGACAATGCGACAGTACGCTTAGATTTAGACAATGAACCACAACCTGATGCTGTGTTGTTGATAGATGAAACACTGGGAGGACAAGCACGCATTAGTGAAGATGATTACATCGAAGGCGCACCAGAGTTAGTAGTAGAAGTTGCAGCTAGTAGTGCATCAATTGACTTACATGATAAGAAAAAGGCATATCGTCGCAACGGTGTTCAAGAGTATATTGTCTGGCAAGTTTTGGATAATAAATTAGATTGGTTCAGTTTGCAAAATGGTGAGTATATTTTATTAGAAGTAAATGCTGATGGTGTTATCAAAAGTCAAGTTTTTCCTGGTTTGTGGTTAGCTGTACCAGCACTTCTCGCAGGGGATATGACGAAGGTTTTAGCAGTGTTGCAACAAGGGTTGAATTCAATAGAACACGCAAGTTTTGTGCAAAAGTTTGGAAAAAAGGAATAA
- a CDS encoding BrnA antitoxin family protein, whose product MSKTNFSADMSPEERHKELVEMPDEEIDYSDIAPLNEDFWKNAEFSLPQKKEGIYIKLNPQTLQWFRSRGREYQAMIDAVLTSYVEHQEKLGKQSQEE is encoded by the coding sequence ATGAGCAAAACAAACTTCTCGGCTGATATGTCTCCTGAGGAACGTCACAAGGAGCTAGTCGAGATGCCGGATGAAGAAATCGATTACTCTGATATTGCCCCACTTAATGAAGACTTCTGGAAGAATGCCGAGTTTTCGTTACCCCAGAAGAAGGAGGGGATTTATATAAAACTTAACCCTCAAACGCTTCAATGGTTTCGGAGTCGAGGGAGGGAGTATCAAGCGATGATTGATGCAGTGCTGACTTCCTATGTAGAGCATCAGGAAAAACTCGGCAAACAGAGCCAGGAGGAATAA
- a CDS encoding BrnT family toxin, producing MSFEWDNAKDKQNIEKHGIRFDEAKRVFDDPFAITREDSRFDYGEIREVTLGEIPLSTLAISIVVVVIHTQRNGHTRIISARKANKKERAYYEQNKLLG from the coding sequence ATGTCTTTCGAGTGGGACAACGCAAAAGACAAGCAAAACATAGAGAAACACGGTATACGCTTTGATGAAGCCAAAAGGGTGTTCGATGACCCTTTTGCAATTACAAGAGAAGATAGCCGATTTGACTATGGTGAGATACGGGAAGTCACCCTTGGTGAGATTCCGTTAAGCACACTTGCTATAAGCATCGTGGTGGTGGTCATTCACACCCAACGTAATGGGCATACTCGGATCATCTCGGCTCGCAAGGCAAACAAAAAAGAGAGGGCGTACTATGAGCAAAACAAACTTCTCGGCTGA